The window GATGCGTTCAACACTTTGGGGTCAAGCAAAGACGCCATTGAAATGTTCGATATGGCCATCGGGTCGGCAGATGCACCATCAGCCGACTTATTCGAGAAGACCGGACATGCCTACATGGCTCAAGGACGAACATTCGACACGATCGAATTGATGAAGCGATGCGTTCGATTGCACCCTGACGACGCCGGTCGGCGGGTTTCATTGATTGGATTGATGATCAGCCAAGCTTTGGAACGTGACGCGGTTGTCCACTTGCGGTATCTCATCCAGAGAGGACAAGCGGGCATCTCCGAACTGGTGATCGCCAGCGATTCTTCGCGTCCGCAAGCCGACGAACAGATGTGCAAGCAAGCGTTGAAGCTCAATCCTTCTGACTTGCGGCCCCAATACGCGATGACTCGGTTTGACGCTTACAACCATCGCTGGTCAGAGGTCCTCGAACAACTGAAACCGGTAGTCGATCGACATCCCGATTTCGTTCCAGCTTGGGCGTTCCTGACCCGCGCGGCGGTCGAGGAAAATGACATCGAGACCCTCGAGCGAATTACAAATCGGGATTTCGCGGACGAATACGAATCGCACCCCCAGGTTTGGATCGCCCGCGGCGTTTGGGCCGACCAAAACGGAGACACTTCGCTCGCGGTAGCGTCGTTCGCCGAAGCGGTTCGGCTGGACCCAAATCATCACGAGGCTTTAACCAAACTCACCACCGCATTGGCAGCATCGGGCGATCTCGAATTGAGCCAAAGAGCGGCCGTCAGAGCCGGACACGTCAACGAGCTTCGAGATGCCATCGATGGTTTCCTCAGTTGGCGTCGCAATTCTCAAAGACTCGCAGTCGTTGTGGCTGAGAAACTCCAGCAACTCGGACGGCATTGGGAAGCCGTGGTTTGGTTGCGAGCGTCCTTCACGTTGTCGCAAGACCCCGCCGACAATCTCAAAGAAAAATTCGCGAACGCTCGAGGCAAGCTCACGGGCAAGACGCCATGGCAAACGTTCGATTCGCAGTGGTTACCGCCCAAATCCGAAACGCGAAAGCAGATGATGGCGGCTGCCACCCGTGGATGGTTCCATCGCTCCTCTGATACCAACGACACGAGCAAACTCGCGTCGGGTGCCCCCAAACGTCCGCCACCGACTCGAGCCATCAACGATCGCGGATATCGGTTGATCGATGAGGCAGCCGCCCGCGGCTTGATCCACACGGTTGGTCTGCCACGACCGCGAACCGAAGATGGCTTGTGGCTCTGGCAATCAGGGCTCGGTGGTGCCGGTGTGCTAGATCTCGACCTGGATGGTTGGCCCGATCTCCATCTGACCGCGTCAGGCGGGAAGGACGGTGGCGAACCTGGATCTCGCGACAACCAACCCAACACCACCGCTCGAAACCTAGCGGGTCAATTTGTTGATGTCTCCGATGCCAGCGGACTGGCCGATTCAGGGTTCACTCAGGGCGTTGGCATCGGCGATTTCAACGCGGATGGGTTCCCTGATTGTTTGATCGCGAACATCGGAATCAACACGCTGTATCGAAACAACGGAGACGGAACCTTCACCAACGTGACTGAGTGGATGTTCGAACATCCTGAAGACGCGATGTCGGCGAACGGAACAGCGAAAACCGCGATCGGGACCAACCCACGTAACACTTGGACGTCATCCGTTGCAATGGCCGACATTGACCAAGACGGCTTGTCTGATCTGATCGAAATCAACTACTGCGGGGGCCCAACTCCGTACGAACAACGTTGCCTTGACGAGATCATCAAGAAATATCGATCGTGCCAACCGATCACACTTCCAGCGGAACGTGATCGGGTTCATCGGAACCGAGGTGTGATCGAGACTTCGTCTCTGTTCGAAGACGAAACGGATCGATGGTTTGCTGGCAGTGACCCCGGTCGCGGTCTCGGGATATTGGTCGGACAAATCGATGGCATGGACGGATTGGATCTTTATATTTCAAACGACATGACAGCGAATCATTTTTGGCGTTTTGAAAACGCCACCAAATCGCTCAACGAACAAGCCACCATTCGAGGCGTCGCGTTCAATCATCAGTCTGCTGCCGAAGCGTCCATGGGAATCGCGGTAACGGACGCTGATGGCGACCTCGACCTGGATCTGTTTGTCACCCACTTCACTGATGAATCGAACACGTTTTATGAACAAGTTCGAGCGGGTTTGTTCCAAGACACAACGGATTCGGTCCGCTTGGCTGCACCCAGCCGTGACATGCTGGGATTTGGAACACAGTTCCTCGATCTAGACGGCGACGCGATCGATGAACTGGTTGTTGCCAATGGTCACATTGATGAATTCAAGCACAAAGACCTTGAGTACGAGATGCCCGCCCAGCTGTACGCTATCGACAGTGAAAACAAATGGCAGTGGGTTCGCGACTCGGCCATTGGTCCCTACTTTGAAGAACCAAGAATGGGACGGGCGATGGCGACGCTGGATGCCAACCGAGATCGGCAAACGGACTTGGTGGTCACCGACCTGTTCCGCCCCACCGCGCTGTTGATCAACCAAACACCTCGTGCGACCAATTCATTGTCAGTGCGTGTCGTCGGCGTTCAATCCGAACGAGATGCCATCGGAACAACTGTATTGGCAACAACCAGCAGCGGCGTCCAAATGCGGCAGCGAACGGCCGGATCGGGCTATCAAAGTTCGAATGAACCGATCCTTTCGTTTGCCATTCCGGAAATTGATTCAGAGGTGACCTTGGAAGTGCGGTGGCCAAGCGGAATCCAGCAGAGCATCACCGTCTCGATGCCTCAGCAAGAACTGCTGTTGATTGAACCGGCCATCGGCGACTGATTCAAACTGGCTGATTTCGTGGGCTAGCAAGCCTCGCAAGATCAACAATCCATCATTCCCACTGATCAGCACTCAGCTCCATCCAACGCTCTTCGGCTTCGCTCAATTCCGATTCGATCTCTTTCATCTGATCGTGCAAGCGAACGGCTTCGCCCGGATCTGTTTCCGTCAATAGTTTCTTGTTCAGATCTTTTTTCTCGTCGTCCAGCTTGGCAATTTTCCGCTCGAGATTTTTGACTTCTTTCTCACGCTTGCGTTGATCTTTCTGGTCTTGTCTTGAATCGCCGCTGCCTTTTGCTGCCCCCGTTTTAGGAGCCGTGCCGGACGCTTTTGCATTTGCATTGCGGACTCGCTCACCCTCGTCGATCTCTTTCTCGACGGCTTCGCAGTAAGTCTCATAGCTTCCGAAATAGTTGCGAACACGGCGGTCTCTAACCTCGATCACGTTGGTTGCCACTTCGGCCATGAAGTGACGATCGTGACTGGTGAAGATCACCGTGCCTTTGTAAAGCTTCAGCGCGTCCGCAAGAGCCTCCACCGTTTCGACGTCCAAGTGGTTACCTGGTTCGTCAAGCACCAACACGTTCGCGGTCCCTAGCAAAAGGCTCGCCATACAAACGCGTGCCCGTTCGCCCCCGGAAAGCACCTTGATCTTCTTTTGAATGTGCTCATCGCGGAACAACAATGCACCGGCCATCGCCAGTACATCTTGGCGAGTGGTTTCTGGATCGGACGCGTACTCGAGATGTTCGAGGATCGTTTGCCGCTCGTCCAAAGTCGTGTACACGTGCTGGGCATACGTTCCGATCTCGATCCCATGGCCCCATTTCATGGAACCTTCGATGGGTTCGAGAGAGTGGACCAGAGTCCGCAGCATCGTTGTCTTGCCCTGACCGTTGTCTCCAACGATCGCCGCACGCTGACCGTGCTCGATTTCGAGTGAGATATCTTCGGCGACGACGTGTCCTGGATATCCAATCGCCAGCCCTTCGCATCGGACGGCGGTTCCTTGTCGAGGCTGAACGCGGGGCGCGCGAATGTTGACGGTTGGTTCGTCACCCACGATTTCAGTGGTCTGCAATCGCTCGAGTTGCTTTGCCTTGCTCCGGGCTTGGCTGGCCGTGGAAGCATTGGCTCGGTTCTTGTCGATAAATCGCTGCAGTTGCTTTTGCTTCGCCACCACCGTCGCATTCACACGCTTTTCGTGCTCGCGTCGCTCCTCGCGATATTCGAGGAATTCCTGAATCTTGCCGGGGAACATCGTCAGCTGTCCACGCGAAAGCTCCAATGTCTGGCTGCAAGTTGCTTTCAGAAAAGCCCGGTCGTGGCTGACGATCAGGGCGGCTTTGCCAAAATCACGCAGAAAGTGTTCCAGCAGGATCTGAGTTCGCAAATCCAAGAAGTTGGTAGGTTCGTCCAACATCAGCAGGTTGGGATCATGAAGCAGCAGTGCCGCCAACTTCACGCGAGTCTGCCAACCGCCCGAAAGGGCTTTCACCGGCCCCTCTAGATAGTCGCCTTTCAGCTCAAATTGGCCAGCAACCTGACCGCAACGCCAATCCGGTTCGCCGCTGTCTCGCATCAGAAAATCGAGAGCCGATTCGCCTTCATGAAACGGATCATGCTGACGCAGATAACCGATCCTCAGATTGGGGTGGTGAATCACCTCACCCTTTTCGACTTCTTCTTCGCCCAACAGGATTCGCAACAGCGTCGATTTACCTGCCCCGTTTCGTCCTACGAAGCCCACCTTCACGTCATCAACCAAAGAGACGTTGGCGCCGTTGAGCAAGACTTGGTCGCCGAACCGTTTCTCGGCGTCTCGGAGCTGAATTAAAACGGCCATTCTGAGTAAATTTCTAAAACTGAAAGTGGTGCAAACAAAGACAAGCGGGCGGGAAAAACGTTCCCAAAACCTCATCGTCTCGTCAAACGTACCGATAACCGGCGAAAA of the Rhodopirellula baltica SH 1 genome contains:
- a CDS encoding FG-GAP-like repeat-containing protein → MKSGGSLLFVLVLLWSAGCRPNPQSSDTRSPTNSETSKTIATPDQLSADGEAVDSEVDAERFRRRVVGAIAKRDLPTLRSISRQMMLTSDGDAESYETLGDAFNTLGSSKDAIEMFDMAIGSADAPSADLFEKTGHAYMAQGRTFDTIELMKRCVRLHPDDAGRRVSLIGLMISQALERDAVVHLRYLIQRGQAGISELVIASDSSRPQADEQMCKQALKLNPSDLRPQYAMTRFDAYNHRWSEVLEQLKPVVDRHPDFVPAWAFLTRAAVEENDIETLERITNRDFADEYESHPQVWIARGVWADQNGDTSLAVASFAEAVRLDPNHHEALTKLTTALAASGDLELSQRAAVRAGHVNELRDAIDGFLSWRRNSQRLAVVVAEKLQQLGRHWEAVVWLRASFTLSQDPADNLKEKFANARGKLTGKTPWQTFDSQWLPPKSETRKQMMAAATRGWFHRSSDTNDTSKLASGAPKRPPPTRAINDRGYRLIDEAAARGLIHTVGLPRPRTEDGLWLWQSGLGGAGVLDLDLDGWPDLHLTASGGKDGGEPGSRDNQPNTTARNLAGQFVDVSDASGLADSGFTQGVGIGDFNADGFPDCLIANIGINTLYRNNGDGTFTNVTEWMFEHPEDAMSANGTAKTAIGTNPRNTWTSSVAMADIDQDGLSDLIEINYCGGPTPYEQRCLDEIIKKYRSCQPITLPAERDRVHRNRGVIETSSLFEDETDRWFAGSDPGRGLGILVGQIDGMDGLDLYISNDMTANHFWRFENATKSLNEQATIRGVAFNHQSAAEASMGIAVTDADGDLDLDLFVTHFTDESNTFYEQVRAGLFQDTTDSVRLAAPSRDMLGFGTQFLDLDGDAIDELVVANGHIDEFKHKDLEYEMPAQLYAIDSENKWQWVRDSAIGPYFEEPRMGRAMATLDANRDRQTDLVVTDLFRPTALLINQTPRATNSLSVRVVGVQSERDAIGTTVLATTSSGVQMRQRTAGSGYQSSNEPILSFAIPEIDSEVTLEVRWPSGIQQSITVSMPQQELLLIEPAIGD
- a CDS encoding ABC-F family ATP-binding cassette domain-containing protein, whose product is MAVLIQLRDAEKRFGDQVLLNGANVSLVDDVKVGFVGRNGAGKSTLLRILLGEEEVEKGEVIHHPNLRIGYLRQHDPFHEGESALDFLMRDSGEPDWRCGQVAGQFELKGDYLEGPVKALSGGWQTRVKLAALLLHDPNLLMLDEPTNFLDLRTQILLEHFLRDFGKAALIVSHDRAFLKATCSQTLELSRGQLTMFPGKIQEFLEYREERREHEKRVNATVVAKQKQLQRFIDKNRANASTASQARSKAKQLERLQTTEIVGDEPTVNIRAPRVQPRQGTAVRCEGLAIGYPGHVVAEDISLEIEHGQRAAIVGDNGQGKTTMLRTLVHSLEPIEGSMKWGHGIEIGTYAQHVYTTLDERQTILEHLEYASDPETTRQDVLAMAGALLFRDEHIQKKIKVLSGGERARVCMASLLLGTANVLVLDEPGNHLDVETVEALADALKLYKGTVIFTSHDRHFMAEVATNVIEVRDRRVRNYFGSYETYCEAVEKEIDEGERVRNANAKASGTAPKTGAAKGSGDSRQDQKDQRKREKEVKNLERKIAKLDDEKKDLNKKLLTETDPGEAVRLHDQMKEIESELSEAEERWMELSADQWE